CGCAGACGGAGGCCCTGGTGCAGGCCGGGCACCGCGTGGTCGCCTACGACCGGCGCGGCTTCGGGCGCAGCGACAAGCCCGACGACGGCTACGACTACGACACCCTCGCCGCCGACCTCGACCGGGTGCTCGCCGAGGTCGACCTGCGCGACGTGACGCTCGTGGGCTTCTCGATGGGTGGCGGCGAGGTGGTGCGCTACGTGTCGACCTACGGCGAGGAGCGGGTGCGTGCCGTCGTGCTCGCTGCGGCCGTGCCGCCGTTCCTGCTGCAGGGGCCGGACAACCCGGAGGGGCCGCTGCCCGAGTCGGCCTATCGCGAGATGCGCGCAGGCCTCGAGGCAGACCGCGAGGGCTTCCTCGACGAGTTCATCACCGGCTTCTTCTCCAACGCGGAGGAGGTCTGCGTCACGGAGGCGGAGCGGCAGGCGGCCCTCGCGCTCGCGCTGCAGTCGCACCAGCCTGCGGCGCTCGGCTGCATGGATGCCTGGGCGACGACCGACTTCCGCGACGACATCGGCACGATCACCGTGCCGACGCTCGTGCTCCACGGCGACGGCGACCAGACCGTGCCGTTCGACGGCTCCGGCCGCCGCACGCACGAGACGATCGAGCACAGCGAGCTGCAGGTGCTCGCCGACGCCCCGCACGGCTGCAACGTCAGCCATGCCTCGCAGTTCAACGACGCGCTGGTGGCGTTCCTGGCGCGCTGAGCCGCGCGGTCGGCCACCGCGGCTCGGCACTGGCGCGTGTGGGCCGGCGCGGGCACGATGGCCGCATGCGCATCATCGACTGGCTGCTGCAGGGCGACCCCGCGATCCGCTGGCAGGTCATGGCCGACCTGCTGGACGAGGATCCGGATGCGGTGGCGCGCGAGCGCGCTCGCGTCGCGTCCGAGGGATGGGGCGCTGCACTGCTGGCGGCACGCGGCGCCGACGGCCAGTGGGCTGGCGGCGCGCACTTCCCGAAGACCGAGCCGACGCTGCCGGGCCAGCCGTGGACATCCACCGCCCATGTGCTGACGGAGCTGCGGCTGCTGGGTGTCGACCCGGCGGATGCGGCGGTGCGCGCCGCCGTCGCCGACGTCAAGCGCGTCACGCGGTGGGAGTACGACGACGAGCCCTACTTCGAGGGCGAGGTCGAGCCGTGCATCAATGGTGCGCTCGTGACGAATGCCGTGTACTTCGGCGAGCTGGACTTCGCGGTCGTCGAGCGGCTGCTGGGGGAGCGCATGGCCGACGGCGGCTGGAACTGCGAGCAGGAGCAGGGCAGCGTGCGCTCGTCGTTCGACACCACGATCGCGGTGATCGAGGCGATGGCGGCGGTCGAGTCGGTCAGCGACGACTCGCGGGTGCGCGAGGCTCGCGCCAGCGGCGAGGCCTACCTGCTGGAGCGCGACCTGCTGCGGCGGAGGTCGACCGGCGAGATCCCGAAGACCACGTACACGCAGCTCGCCTTCCCGCCGCGGCACGAGTACGACGCGCTGCGGGCGCTCGAGCACTTCCGCGCCGTCGGCGCCGTGCCCGACGAGCGGATGCGCGAGGCGATCGACCTGCTGCACGCGAAGCGGCTGGACGACGGCTCGTGGCCGCTCGACGTCGTGCATGGCGGCGACGCCGTGAACGACTACGGACCGGTGGGGGAGCCGAACCGCTGGATCACGTTCAAGGCGCTGCGGGTGCTGCGCTGGTCGGGGCACCCGATCCGCGGATGAATCCCGGGTCGGGACCAAAATCAGATGCGGCAGTGTTGGTCTCAATGACGCCACAGCCGGTGACGTCAGCAAAGGAGTGCAACACCATGGCACACGACTACCGCAAGACGCCCGAGGCGCTGAGCCGCCTCACCGCGCATCAGTTCCGCGTCACGCAGGAGGACGGCACCGAGCCGGCCTTCCGCAACGAGTACTGGGACAACCACGAGGACGGCATCTACGTGGATGTGGTCGGCGGTCAGCCGCTGTTCTCCTCGACCGACCAGTTCGACAGCGGCACCGGTTGGCCCAGCTTCACCCGACCGATCGAGGCGGATGCGGTGCGCGCCGAGCGTGACGCCTCGCACGGCATGATCCGCACCGGGGTGCGCTCCACCGGCGCCGAGAGCCACCTCGGCCACCTGTTCGACGATGGCCCCGCCGACGCGGGAGGCCAGCGGTACTGCATGAACTCCGCCTCGCTGCGCTTCATCCCGGCCGCAGCGCTCGAGGCGGAGGGCTACGGTCAGTTCCGTCCGCTGTTCGAGACCACCGACGCCACCAGCACAGAGGAGCACACATCATGACCCACGGCATCGACGACACCGGAGCGATCACGCGTGACCCGGGCACCGAGACCGCCGTCCTGGCAGGAGGGTGCTTCTGGGGCCTGGATGATCTCATCCGCAGACAGCCCGGAGTGCTGGACACCCGCGCCGGCTACACCGGAGGCGACAACGACCACGCCACCTACCGCAACCACCCCGGTCACGCAGAGGCGGTCGAGATCGTCTTCGACCCCACCGAGACGACGTATCGCGACATCCTGGAGTTCTTCTTCCAGGTGCACGACCCGTCCACGATGAACCGGCAGGGCAACGACGTCGGCACGAGCTACCGGTCGGCCATCTTCCCGCTGACCTCCGAGCAGCAGGAGATCGCGCTCGACACGATCGCGGATGTCGATGCGTCGGGACTGTGGCCGGGCAAGGCTGTCACGACGATCGAGCCCGCGGGCCCGTTCTGGGAGGCCGAGCCCGAGCACCAGGACTACCTGGTCGATAACCCGAACGGCTACACGTGCCACTTCGTGCGCCCGGACTGGGTGCTGCCGAAGCGCTCGGCGGGCACTGTCTGATCCAGAGGCAATCCTGGGCGCGTCCACCGATGCAGCGGTGGGCGCGCCTCAGTGCCGCGAGGGCTCTGACGCGGCCGGATGGCGCAGGGCTGCGGGCAGGCACAGCGCGGTGATCGCGGCGATCGCCGCTGCCAGGGCGATGAACGCACCGGCATGCCCGAGGTGCCCGATCACCCAGCCGAGGCCGAACGCGCCGAGGCCCACGCCGCCGTCGTAGGCGATGTTCCAGATCGTGCTGGCGGTGCCGCGGCGGGCTGCGCCGAAGCTGCGGAGCGTGACCACGAAGGAGTCGTTCTGGCAGGCGCCGAAGCCCGCTCCGACGAGGGCGCAGCCGAGCAGCAGCGCCCACGCTGGGCCCTCCAGCGAGAGCCCGGCGACGAGCACGCCGATCGCCACGATGATGGCCGCTGGCACGAGCAGTCGGCCCGACCCGACGCGGTCGGCGAGCGTGCCGGCTGCGAGCCGGCCGAGCACGATCGCGCAGGAGGCGGCGAGCAGCGCGAGCGCGGCGAGCGTCGCATCGGGGCCCGCGAGCGGCAGGAAGGTGGATGCGGCTCCGAAGGCCGCGGTCGTCGTCACGAACAGCACGATCGTCGGCGCGATGCGGCGCACGTCGTGCCGTGACACGACGCTGAACGTTGCCCGGGAGCCGCGCGGGAGCATGCACGCCAGGATCGCGCCGAGCACGCCGGCCGCGCCCGTGACGGCGAACACGACGGGGAAGCCCCAGGCGTCGGCCGCCCAGATGCCGCCGCCGAGCGCGAGCACGTTCGGCAGCGCCCCGGCGACGCCGTAGTACGAGGCGGCCCGGCCGAGTCGCCCCTTGCCCGCGACATCCGCGATCAGGATGGCGCCGGCCACCACCATGAGCGCGAACCCGATCCCGCGGACGGCCGTCAGCAGCAGGATCGGCACGACGTCGGTCGAGAGCGCATACAGCGGCGTTGGGAGGCCCAGCAGCGCGGCGCCCACGATCATCATCGCGCGCAGCGACAGGAGGCGGAACACCCAGCGCGCGCTGAGCTGCGTGGCGACCGTCGCGGCCATCATCACGCCGGTCGTGCTGCCGACGCCCGCGCTGCCGAGACCGCCCGTCGAGGCCCACAGGGGCACGACGGCGAGCAGCCCCGTGAAGTTGAGGAAGGCGAGGAACGTCGTCGCCAGCAGCACTGCGAGCCCGCGCGGGGAGCCCGTCTGCTGTGCCGGTTCGCTGCTGCTCATCACTCCAGGCTGTGCCCGCCGGGCGCGGGCGTCAACTTCGGCGCTCGCGAATGGCGTTCGGCGCGGCAGGTTCCAGGCCAGACACCAGAGCCTCCATCGCGCCGATCGCGCCCGCGAGCTGCTCCCGTGAGAGCGGGCCGAGGTGCTGCGCGGCGGTCAGCAGGCCCAGCGTGGTGCTCGAGAGCGCCAGGCCGAGCGCCTCGGCGTCGATGCCGGCGTCGAGCTCGCCGCGCTCCTGCAGCTCCGCGATCCAGCGCACGATCTCGAGCATCCGCTCGCGGTAGCGCCCGTCGCGGACCGCGACCGCGTAGGAGCCGAGCACGCCCGCGTCGTCGAGGAAGGCGGCGACCATGAGCGGCTCGTCGAGCAGCACCTCGATGCTCGCGCGGTAGGCGGCGCTGAGCCGCGGGCGCTCGCCGACCAGCTCGCTGCTCCGTGCCGTCATCCGCGCCATCGAAGCCTGCAGCAGCGCCTCGAGCACGGCGTCCTTGCTCGCGAACTCCCGATACACCGCGCCCTTCGCGATGCCGACGCGATCGGCGATCGCCTGCACGCTCACGGCGTCGAAGCCGTGCGCGAGGATGAGCGACTCGGCCTCGGCGAGGATGCGCTCGCGGCGGTGGGGGATGAGGGGCCGGGGCATCGTGTCAATCCTCTGGCTCGCGGGCGGCGAGCGCATCGAGGAAGTCGGTGATCGCACTGGTGACGAGGTCGGGAGCATCCCGCTGGGTCCAGTGCCCCGCATCCGGAGCCTCGACGTAGCGCGCGTCGGGCATCCGCGCCGCCGCCTGTCGGGCGAGGGCGACCGGCACCCCGCTGTCGCGCTCGCCGTGGACGACGAGTGCCGGCCGCGGGAAGGCGTGCAGGCGGTCGCTGTAGTCGTCGCGCACCCTGCCGAACCGGATCTGGTCGCGCTGCCACTGGTCGAAGGCGGTGAGCCCGCTGCCGCTCGCGGCCTCCGCCGCGACGGCGTCCACCAGCGCCGGGGTGATCTGCCGCTCGTCGCGGATGATGCCGCGCAGACTGCGCGCCAGCGCCTGCGGCCGCCCCGCGTAGGCGCGCATC
The window above is part of the Agrococcus sp. ARC_14 genome. Proteins encoded here:
- a CDS encoding alpha/beta hydrolase; the encoded protein is MTDITLHIDDTGGEGRPVVLLHGWPLSAEAWKPQTEALVQAGHRVVAYDRRGFGRSDKPDDGYDYDTLAADLDRVLAEVDLRDVTLVGFSMGGGEVVRYVSTYGEERVRAVVLAAAVPPFLLQGPDNPEGPLPESAYREMRAGLEADREGFLDEFITGFFSNAEEVCVTEAERQAALALALQSHQPAALGCMDAWATTDFRDDIGTITVPTLVLHGDGDQTVPFDGSGRRTHETIEHSELQVLADAPHGCNVSHASQFNDALVAFLAR
- a CDS encoding TetR/AcrR family transcriptional regulator; the encoded protein is MPRPLIPHRRERILAEAESLILAHGFDAVSVQAIADRVGIAKGAVYREFASKDAVLEALLQASMARMTARSSELVGERPRLSAAYRASIEVLLDEPLMVAAFLDDAGVLGSYAVAVRDGRYRERMLEIVRWIAELQERGELDAGIDAEALGLALSSTTLGLLTAAQHLGPLSREQLAGAIGAMEALVSGLEPAAPNAIRERRS
- a CDS encoding MFS transporter — protein: MSSSEPAQQTGSPRGLAVLLATTFLAFLNFTGLLAVVPLWASTGGLGSAGVGSTTGVMMAATVATQLSARWVFRLLSLRAMMIVGAALLGLPTPLYALSTDVVPILLLTAVRGIGFALMVVAGAILIADVAGKGRLGRAASYYGVAGALPNVLALGGGIWAADAWGFPVVFAVTGAAGVLGAILACMLPRGSRATFSVVSRHDVRRIAPTIVLFVTTTAAFGAASTFLPLAGPDATLAALALLAASCAIVLGRLAAGTLADRVGSGRLLVPAAIIVAIGVLVAGLSLEGPAWALLLGCALVGAGFGACQNDSFVVTLRSFGAARRGTASTIWNIAYDGGVGLGAFGLGWVIGHLGHAGAFIALAAAIAAITALCLPAALRHPAASEPSRH
- the msrB gene encoding peptide-methionine (R)-S-oxide reductase MsrB, with translation MAHDYRKTPEALSRLTAHQFRVTQEDGTEPAFRNEYWDNHEDGIYVDVVGGQPLFSSTDQFDSGTGWPSFTRPIEADAVRAERDASHGMIRTGVRSTGAESHLGHLFDDGPADAGGQRYCMNSASLRFIPAAALEAEGYGQFRPLFETTDATSTEEHTS
- the msrA gene encoding peptide-methionine (S)-S-oxide reductase MsrA — encoded protein: MTHGIDDTGAITRDPGTETAVLAGGCFWGLDDLIRRQPGVLDTRAGYTGGDNDHATYRNHPGHAEAVEIVFDPTETTYRDILEFFFQVHDPSTMNRQGNDVGTSYRSAIFPLTSEQQEIALDTIADVDASGLWPGKAVTTIEPAGPFWEAEPEHQDYLVDNPNGYTCHFVRPDWVLPKRSAGTV